One Borreliella chilensis DNA window includes the following coding sequences:
- a CDS encoding signal peptidase — MTSYLTFEQRLSRKKQRKTLLKYILIFLMFNFFFTKFVLQIFMIKSNEMLPTITKNTSLFFVATHITSFFIPLKMNDIVLYEDFRLKNNLLLTLIKDFFFLNKIFKRASYKVSRIAAVQGDSVYVRGLNVLVNKKGTDFFYLNGNLVSYYKLNNFFNTDDVVKCFILKKNEVFLLNDNLSVLNDSRIFGPINKNAIVSFLAFKVVDNKIVK, encoded by the coding sequence GTGACTTCGTATTTAACTTTCGAACAAAGACTTTCAAGGAAAAAGCAAAGAAAAACCCTTTTAAAATATATTTTAATATTTTTAATGTTTAATTTTTTTTTCACGAAGTTTGTTTTGCAAATTTTTATGATTAAAAGTAATGAGATGTTGCCAACTATAACAAAAAATACTAGCTTGTTCTTTGTTGCAACACATATAACATCTTTTTTTATTCCTTTGAAAATGAATGACATTGTTCTTTATGAAGATTTTAGATTAAAAAATAATCTTTTATTAACCTTAATAAAAGATTTCTTTTTTTTAAATAAAATCTTTAAAAGAGCAAGCTATAAAGTATCAAGAATAGCAGCTGTTCAAGGTGATTCTGTTTATGTTAGAGGTTTAAATGTTTTAGTGAATAAAAAGGGTACTGATTTTTTTTATTTGAATGGCAATTTGGTCAGTTATTACAAATTGAATAATTTTTTCAATACAGATGATGTTGTTAAGTGTTTTATTTTAAAAAAAAATGAAGTTTTTTTATTAAACGACAATTTAAGTGTTTTGAATGATTCTAGAATATTTGGGCCTATTAATAAAAATGCCATTGTTTCTTTTTTAGCTTTTAAAGTGGTGGACAATAAGATTGTTAAATAG
- a CDS encoding methenyltetrahydrofolate cyclohydrolase produces MNTVFNGKDFANKYYLILKEFLKQHDLRDKIALKVVLANDEPASKLYVSIKNRVAKEIGLNVEVIKFSTNAVQGDILEVIDRENKNLSTDGIIVQLPLLKDMDLNSILNSIIYSKDVDGLSFVNLGKMILGDKKGFIPCTALAVLKILRDKGIKTSGKTVVVVGRSPLVGKPISILLSSKPYDATVIACHSKSIYLDVYLRQADIVISAVGKSKLIDRSMLSGKPYVIDIGISEIETNNGKILSGDTDFEDVKDYVKFITPVKGGIGPVTVLMLMFNTIKAHLINNKMFDILDQLEKLVEV; encoded by the coding sequence TTGAATACTGTTTTTAATGGAAAGGATTTTGCGAATAAATATTATTTAATTTTGAAAGAATTCTTAAAACAGCACGACTTGAGAGATAAAATTGCGTTAAAAGTTGTTTTAGCAAATGATGAGCCTGCAAGTAAGCTTTATGTTTCAATTAAGAATCGAGTGGCAAAAGAGATTGGTTTAAATGTTGAGGTAATTAAATTTTCTACAAATGCTGTTCAAGGTGATATTTTAGAAGTAATTGATAGGGAAAATAAAAATTTAAGTACAGATGGAATTATTGTTCAATTGCCTCTTTTAAAAGACATGGATTTAAATTCTATTTTAAATAGCATAATTTATTCAAAAGATGTTGATGGTTTGTCCTTTGTTAATTTAGGCAAAATGATTTTAGGAGATAAAAAAGGATTTATTCCTTGTACGGCTCTTGCTGTGTTAAAGATTTTGAGAGATAAAGGGATAAAAACATCGGGAAAAACGGTTGTTGTAGTCGGTAGAAGTCCTCTTGTAGGAAAGCCTATTTCAATATTACTCTCATCAAAGCCTTATGATGCGACTGTTATTGCTTGTCACAGCAAAAGCATTTATTTGGATGTTTATTTAAGGCAGGCAGATATTGTTATTTCTGCTGTTGGTAAGTCCAAGTTGATAGATAGGAGTATGTTGTCTGGGAAGCCTTATGTGATTGACATTGGTATTTCTGAAATTGAGACTAATAACGGAAAAATTCTTTCAGGCGATACGGATTTTGAGGATGTTAAAGATTATGTTAAATTTATTACTCCTGTTAAGGGGGGAATAGGTCCTGTTACAGTTCTTATGTTAATGTTTAATACAATTAAAGCTCATTTAATTAATAATAAGATGTTTGACATTTTAGATCAGTTGGAAAAATTGGTGGAGGTGTAA
- a CDS encoding signal peptidase: MYLRRLDKFASFLVLSVEKYLTYRKRKKHFCKLRAKKRGFLLNFLFDFVAAAIFVLVINQYFVQAYKIPSGSMENTLQIGDFLFVDKFSYGPELLPGLFKINGFKTPEESDIIIFENPEYKSKGVFFDIFQRILYMLTLSFVDLDRDEYGNPNVRFLVKRGLFADGKIVKFNNGKAYIKREGEESFILEDSYRYSVDQNFKIKKIIANEDYGIYGDFAMFVALSQLNINLSSIPDFSFFDARVIDRFEFERLEYKYLSAFMPYVDYYMEKAIIRDYGIYVPYGYILPIGDNRDNSHDGRFFGVINKNKVLGRTLIIYLPFSRIGFI; the protein is encoded by the coding sequence ATGTATTTAAGAAGATTGGATAAGTTTGCATCTTTTTTGGTACTCTCTGTTGAGAAATATTTAACATATCGAAAAAGAAAAAAGCATTTTTGCAAATTAAGAGCTAAGAAACGAGGATTTTTGCTTAATTTTTTATTTGATTTTGTAGCAGCAGCAATTTTTGTGCTGGTAATAAATCAGTATTTTGTTCAGGCTTATAAAATACCATCAGGTTCAATGGAAAATACTCTTCAAATAGGAGATTTTTTATTTGTAGATAAATTTTCTTATGGACCTGAACTTTTGCCAGGATTATTTAAGATTAATGGTTTTAAAACCCCAGAAGAATCTGATATTATTATTTTTGAAAATCCAGAGTACAAATCAAAGGGTGTTTTTTTTGATATTTTTCAAAGAATACTTTATATGTTAACGTTATCTTTTGTTGATCTTGATAGAGATGAATATGGCAATCCTAATGTTAGATTTCTTGTGAAAAGAGGCTTATTTGCAGACGGCAAGATTGTTAAGTTTAACAATGGTAAAGCTTATATTAAAAGAGAAGGTGAAGAAAGTTTTATTTTAGAAGATTCTTACCGATATTCGGTTGATCAGAATTTTAAGATTAAAAAGATTATTGCAAATGAAGATTATGGTATTTATGGTGATTTTGCCATGTTTGTTGCGCTAAGTCAGCTAAATATAAATTTAAGCAGCATTCCTGATTTCTCATTTTTTGATGCTAGAGTTATTGATAGGTTCGAGTTTGAAAGATTGGAATATAAGTATTTATCTGCTTTCATGCCTTATGTTGATTATTATATGGAAAAAGCCATAATAAGAGATTATGGGATTTATGTTCCTTATGGGTATATTTTGCCAATTGGGGATAATAGAGATAATTCTCATGACGGTAGGTTTTTTGGAGTAATCAATAAAAATAAAGTACTTGGGAGAACCTTAATAATATATCTTCCGTTTTCTAGAATAGGGTTTATTTAA